A region from the Wolbachia endosymbiont of Folsomia candida genome encodes:
- a CDS encoding Rpn family recombination-promoting nuclease/putative transposase, producing the protein MAISKFLDPKCDLTFKRIFGTEKNQNILIHFLNDILGFGEENAIQEVEFLSTIMNPEIASDKQSIVDILCKDSSGARYVVEMQVARDKGFEKRAQLYAAQAYSRQLDKSGNYIDLKIVYFIAVSNCNLFPEEIDYLSTHNIRDIKTNGHYLKDLQFIFIELPKFPKSEVEQLENIVERWCYFFKYAEDTTDEDLKKIAEQAPIIKLAYDELDRFSWDKKDLAAYEERILSVQKEAAIWEQRLDDAKDEGKKAGREEGREEGRKAREIEVAKSMLADNMDVNTVAKFTGLPISEIEKLQKESIH; encoded by the coding sequence ATGGCTATTTCTAAGTTTCTAGATCCAAAATGCGACTTAACGTTCAAACGAATCTTTGGTACTGAAAAAAATCAAAATATTCTTATCCATTTTTTAAATGATATTTTGGGGTTCGGTGAGGAAAATGCAATACAAGAAGTGGAGTTTCTTAGTACTATTATGAATCCCGAGATTGCTTCTGATAAACAAAGTATAGTTGATATTCTTTGCAAGGATTCAAGTGGTGCGAGATATGTTGTTGAAATGCAGGTTGCTAGAGATAAGGGTTTTGAAAAACGCGCTCAATTATATGCTGCTCAAGCTTACTCAAGACAATTAGATAAATCTGGTAATTACATTGATTTAAAGATAGTTTATTTCATAGCTGTTTCCAATTGTAACTTGTTTCCTGAAGAGATTGATTACTTATCTACTCACAATATACGCGATATCAAAACCAATGGACATTACTTAAAAGATTTGCAGTTTATCTTTATTGAGCTACCTAAATTTCCTAAAAGTGAAGTAGAGCAACTAGAAAACATAGTAGAACGTTGGTGTTATTTCTTTAAATACGCAGAAGATACAACAGATGAAGACCTAAAGAAGATTGCTGAACAAGCACCAATAATAAAGTTAGCGTACGATGAATTAGATAGGTTTAGCTGGGATAAAAAAGATCTAGCAGCATATGAAGAAAGAATTTTGAGTGTACAGAAAGAGGCAGCTATTTGGGAACAACGGCTTGATGATGCTAAAGATGAAGGCAAAAAAGCAGGTAGGGAAGAAGGCAGAGAAGAAGGTAGAAAAGCAAGGGAAATTGAAGTAGCAAAGTCAATGCTTGCTGATAACATGGATGTTAACACCGTTGCTAAATTTACTGGATTACCTATTAGCGAGATCGAGAAACTTCAAAAAGAAAGTATTCATTAA
- a CDS encoding XRE family transcriptional regulator, with protein sequence METLNTTNTNIKAMLIQMINKAIDNKWNSKKAAHVLQIPLSNISMIKRLNTANFSLDKLLMLLVRLDFEVKILINSKKTTS encoded by the coding sequence ATGGAGACATTAAATACTACTAACACTAATATAAAAGCCATGTTAATTCAAATGATAAATAAGGCAATAGATAATAAATGGAACAGTAAAAAAGCCGCACATGTTCTACAAATTCCTCTTTCAAACATTTCCATGATTAAAAGATTAAACACTGCAAACTTTTCATTAGATAAGCTTCTTATGCTTTTGGTAAGACTAGATTTTGAAGTTAAGATTTTAATAAATAGTAAGAAAACAACTTCATAA